A genome region from Proteus vulgaris includes the following:
- the pqiA gene encoding membrane integrity-associated transporter subunit PqiA, protein MCSGQQHRHEHKHEQILCPQCDLVVSVPQLVQGTKATCPRCHTILVARWRQPFYQPVALAISALFMLLMASQFTFVSMEVAGIANNVTLMQIPTVMFSENYVELGAFFLLFVQIVPAFCMVAILLLCTPIQLPRKLQIWLSRILFQLKSWCMAEIFLAGILVSFVKLMAYGDIGLGLSFLPYVLYCLFQIRAFQCLDKHTLWEKLEPRPNYPDIESGKSGLKQGVRLCRSCTAILPADQYECSRCEVKGYARRPKSLQWTVSLLITSFILYIPANLLPIMVTESLGNNIYSTIMAGVILLWEDGSYPVAMVIFIASIMVPSLKMVAIAWLCWDAHKSNGKRDPARMHFLYEVVEYVGRWSMIDVFVIAVLASLVRMGRLMSIYPDFGVVLFAVVVVLTMFSAMMFDPRLTWDKCTTEDDKPMIKEPKGD, encoded by the coding sequence GTGTGCTCTGGTCAACAACATCGTCATGAACATAAACATGAGCAAATATTATGTCCTCAGTGCGATCTGGTGGTCAGTGTTCCTCAATTAGTGCAAGGAACAAAGGCAACATGCCCTCGTTGCCATACTATCTTAGTTGCACGTTGGCGACAGCCTTTTTATCAACCTGTCGCATTAGCAATCAGCGCATTATTTATGTTGCTAATGGCAAGCCAGTTTACTTTCGTGAGTATGGAAGTGGCAGGTATTGCTAACAATGTGACACTGATGCAAATCCCAACGGTGATGTTTAGTGAAAATTACGTCGAATTAGGCGCATTTTTCCTACTGTTTGTTCAAATTGTGCCCGCTTTTTGTATGGTGGCAATCTTACTTCTTTGTACACCAATTCAATTACCTCGAAAGCTACAAATTTGGTTATCACGGATTTTATTCCAATTAAAATCGTGGTGTATGGCGGAGATTTTTCTTGCGGGTATTTTAGTTAGCTTCGTAAAATTAATGGCTTATGGTGATATTGGACTTGGACTCAGTTTCCTACCTTATGTACTTTATTGCTTATTTCAAATTCGAGCATTCCAGTGCCTTGATAAACATACTTTATGGGAAAAATTAGAACCTCGTCCAAATTATCCCGATATTGAATCAGGTAAATCAGGGCTAAAACAAGGCGTTAGATTATGTCGTTCATGTACGGCAATCTTACCCGCAGATCAATATGAATGTAGTCGCTGTGAAGTTAAAGGGTATGCAAGAAGACCGAAAAGCTTGCAATGGACAGTTTCCCTATTGATTACGTCATTTATTCTTTACATCCCTGCTAATTTATTACCTATCATGGTGACTGAATCATTAGGTAATAATATTTATTCCACAATTATGGCTGGGGTAATTTTGCTTTGGGAAGACGGCTCTTATCCTGTTGCGATGGTGATATTTATTGCCAGTATTATGGTGCCAAGCTTAAAAATGGTAGCAATAGCGTGGTTATGTTGGGATGCACATAAATCGAATGGAAAAAGAGATCCTGCTAGAATGCATTTTCTCTACGAGGTTGTTGAATATGTAGGGCGTTGGTCGATGATTGACGTCTTCGTCATTGCTGTTTTAGCTTCATTAGTCAGAATGGGACGTCTGATGAGCATCTACCCAGATTTTGGTGTGGTGCTATTTGCAGTAGTCGTGGTACTCACTATGTTCTCTGCAATGATGTTTGATCCTCGGTTGACGTGGGATAAATGTACAACCGAAGATGATAAACCGATGATTAAGGAGCCTAAGGGTGACTGA
- the pqiB gene encoding intermembrane transport protein PqiB: MTEKNETALTEAKINKLKSWSPVWIIPLVTLLIGAWILYYHFSHQGPEVTLITYNAEGIEAGKTKIKSRSVDIGLVESVTLDSNFSRVIINARLDTGMNELLRSDTAFWVVRPQIGKEGVTGLGTLLSGAYIELQPGLTGNEKNEFNLLDSPPLASPDAKGIRINLVSERAGQLNAGDPVLFRGYQVGSVETSEFNIESRDMHYQLFIKAPYDKMVTSNVRFWKDSGIAFDMSSSGVRVEMASLSTLFSGGVSFDVPAGWLPGEQIAPKTEFKLYDNEKSIQNSLYTDYRSYIMFFSDSVRGLQAGAPVEFRGIRMGTVVQVPYYTKGMQQTLDKDFRIPVLIHVEPERFANDVGESFDFVKEITSASNNGLRASLKSGNLLTGALYIDLDFYPDEKKWEGPLEVAGFQQIPTVGSGLAQIQQKVMTSLDKINNLPVEPMLKEMTATLSESQKAVAEAKETLKALNAMIGSDEFRNLPNDIQQSLEEINRSMQGFQPGSPAYGKMLDNMQQLDQVLREMQPLLKTLNNKSNALIFEAKEGKDPEPKRAEK; encoded by the coding sequence GTGACTGAAAAGAATGAAACTGCTTTAACTGAAGCAAAAATTAACAAATTAAAAAGCTGGTCTCCAGTTTGGATCATACCGCTTGTCACCTTATTGATTGGTGCATGGATACTTTATTATCATTTCAGCCATCAAGGTCCTGAAGTTACCTTAATTACTTATAATGCTGAGGGCATTGAAGCCGGTAAAACGAAAATCAAAAGTCGTAGTGTAGATATTGGTTTAGTCGAAAGTGTCACACTCGACAGTAATTTTAGCCGCGTTATTATCAATGCACGTCTTGATACCGGCATGAATGAACTATTACGATCAGATACCGCTTTTTGGGTTGTAAGACCGCAAATAGGTAAAGAAGGGGTGACCGGGCTGGGAACCTTGCTTTCAGGTGCCTATATTGAATTACAACCAGGTTTGACTGGAAACGAGAAAAATGAATTTAATCTTCTCGACTCACCACCGCTAGCTTCGCCTGATGCGAAAGGCATTCGCATTAACTTGGTGAGCGAAAGAGCAGGTCAATTAAATGCAGGTGACCCTGTTTTATTTAGAGGTTATCAGGTCGGCTCTGTTGAAACCAGTGAGTTCAATATCGAGAGTCGAGACATGCATTATCAACTCTTTATTAAAGCGCCTTATGACAAAATGGTGACATCTAATGTTCGATTCTGGAAAGATTCGGGTATTGCTTTTGATATGTCTTCATCTGGGGTGCGTGTTGAAATGGCATCTCTTTCCACTCTCTTTAGTGGCGGAGTGAGTTTTGATGTTCCTGCGGGTTGGTTGCCAGGTGAACAAATTGCACCTAAAACAGAGTTTAAACTCTACGATAATGAGAAAAGTATTCAAAACTCGTTATATACTGATTATCGTAGCTACATTATGTTTTTCTCTGATTCAGTAAGAGGATTACAAGCTGGAGCCCCTGTTGAGTTTCGAGGAATTCGGATGGGGACTGTTGTTCAAGTACCTTATTACACAAAAGGTATGCAACAAACGTTGGATAAAGATTTTCGTATTCCAGTGCTTATCCATGTCGAACCAGAACGTTTTGCCAATGATGTGGGTGAAAGTTTTGATTTCGTCAAAGAGATCACTTCAGCTTCTAATAATGGATTAAGAGCTTCATTAAAATCAGGTAACCTTTTAACAGGTGCTCTGTATATTGATCTTGATTTCTACCCAGATGAAAAAAAATGGGAAGGACCTCTAGAGGTCGCTGGCTTCCAGCAAATACCTACAGTGGGATCAGGTTTAGCGCAAATTCAACAAAAAGTGATGACATCGCTTGATAAGATCAACAACCTTCCTGTTGAACCGATGCTTAAAGAGATGACAGCAACTTTATCGGAAAGCCAAAAAGCAGTTGCTGAAGCAAAAGAAACACTGAAAGCATTGAATGCCATGATTGGCAGTGATGAATTTAGAAATCTTCCTAATGATATTCAACAGTCACTGGAAGAGATCAATCGCAGTATGCAAGGTTTTCAACCGGGCTCTCCGGCTTATGGAAAAATGCTCGATAATATGCAACAGCTTGATCAAGTGTTAAGAGAGATGCAGCCTTTATTGAAAACATTGAACAATAAGAGCAATGCATTGATTTTCGAAGCGAAGGAAGGTAAAGATCCAGAACCAAAGAGGGCTGAAAAATGA
- the pqiC gene encoding membrane integrity-associated transporter subunit PqiC, which translates to MMKYIIGIFVLMLMGCSSQIDKMYYQLPNIYQNSVTEQVSATQSAKKPQIWVQPIRLSNMLTNAGIVYQTTDINYTVANQHLWINPLDQQLQQNLILGLTKALPGTVVANQPVEDNLAKLTVTVNYFQGRYDGQVIISGDWIYTDNNKVINQPFSLVLTQTEDGYPALVRTLGEGWEQVVSDIAKAIQSQY; encoded by the coding sequence ATGATGAAATACATCATTGGGATATTTGTGTTGATGTTAATGGGATGCTCGAGTCAGATTGATAAAATGTATTATCAGTTGCCTAATATTTATCAAAATAGCGTCACAGAACAAGTCTCGGCAACACAGTCAGCTAAGAAGCCTCAAATTTGGGTTCAGCCGATCCGCTTGTCTAATATGTTAACTAATGCAGGAATTGTTTATCAAACGACGGATATTAACTATACCGTGGCTAATCAGCACCTATGGATTAATCCACTTGATCAGCAATTACAACAGAACCTTATTTTAGGTTTAACAAAAGCATTGCCAGGTACCGTCGTTGCTAATCAACCTGTTGAGGATAACTTGGCTAAATTAACGGTTACTGTTAATTACTTTCAAGGCCGTTATGATGGACAAGTAATTATTTCAGGTGACTGGATTTATACTGACAATAATAAAGTGATTAATCAGCCATTCTCTTTAGTTTTAACACAAACTGAAGATGGTTATCCTGCTCTAGTGCGTACATTAGGAGAAGGGTGGGAGCAAGTTGTTTCTGATATAGCGAAAGCGATTCAATCCCAATATTAA
- a CDS encoding ASCH domain-containing protein — protein sequence MLAKLKKKYPTAISWSFGDNAQLADELAMLVIDGKKTATCSSLSGFFSDSVIPVIGGFNIILNSKNEPVCVIRTRSLQLIRFNEVTEELAKREGEGDLSLSYWQEGHKAFFNREGTFSEDMELVFEEFELIEVCKRH from the coding sequence ATGTTAGCCAAACTTAAAAAGAAATACCCCACTGCAATTAGTTGGTCATTTGGTGACAATGCTCAGTTAGCAGATGAACTTGCTATGCTAGTGATTGACGGTAAAAAAACGGCAACATGTAGCTCATTGAGTGGTTTTTTTAGTGACAGTGTTATTCCAGTTATCGGTGGTTTTAACATTATTCTGAACAGTAAAAACGAGCCTGTTTGCGTGATTCGTACACGTTCTTTGCAGTTAATTCGATTTAATGAAGTCACAGAAGAGCTAGCTAAGAGAGAAGGTGAAGGGGATTTAAGTTTGTCCTATTGGCAAGAAGGACATAAAGCGTTCTTTAACCGAGAAGGCACTTTTTCAGAAGATATGGAGTTAGTATTTGAAGAGTTTGAATTAATAGAAGTCTGTAAGAGGCACTAA
- the rmf gene encoding ribosome modulation factor, whose product MKRQKRDRLARALSKGYQAGMQGRSKELCPYFAVDARSHWLGGWRQAMEDRPSLIK is encoded by the coding sequence ATGAAAAGACAGAAACGAGATCGTTTAGCAAGAGCATTATCGAAAGGTTATCAAGCTGGTATGCAAGGCCGTTCAAAAGAACTTTGTCCTTATTTCGCGGTTGATGCGCGTTCACATTGGCTGGGAGGCTGGCGACAGGCCATGGAAGATCGCCCAAGTCTGATAAAATAA